The sequence TGCTGGCCGAGATGCAACGTCATCCGGAGGTATCGGTAGCCTGGGGCAACCAGCGTTATTGGCGGGAGCAAGCGGATGGCACCTGGGCAGACACGGGACGCAACATCTGGGAAACGCCGGAGCGGGCGGAGCCGCAGATATTCGGGTGGCCGCAGCCGACGCATCTGTTGAACGGCTTGCACTCGGTGGGAGCGATGGTGGCGCGCTCGGCGGCCCTGCAGAACTGCTGCGTTCCGCCGACCACCGATTTCGCGGCCACGGAAGGCTACCGGGAGCGCATGTTTCCCTTTCCCGTGATGTTCGTTCCGGAGCGGCTGGGAAATTTCGCGCTCACGCTGGGCACGTCGCGGACCGCGGACCCGGCGATTGGAACCTTGTCGGGCGCGCTGCAGGCGGGCAGCCTGCTCGCCTGCACGAATCCCGGCGACGAGGCGCTGCGCAAAACCTGGTCGCAGGTATCCAATCCGGGCCGGGAACGAGGCAGCAGCCACATGCTGTTTTACGCCGCCTTGTTCTTCCCCGAGTGCCGGCGATTGCTGCGCTTCGCCGGCTTCAACGACTGGCTATTCTTCATGGCGTATTCGGCGCGACATCCGCTGCGGGCGATGCGGACGATCCACCTGCACCGCGAAAAGCAAAACGAAAAAGAATTCCTGATGAGGCATACGCGCGCGCGCGTAGAGGAGAGCAGGCGTCGAACTCTCGCGACCGGCCAATGAACATGACCTCGCAACCCGTCCTTTCGGTGGTACTCCCGGTGCACAACGGGGCCAAGTACCTGCGGGAATCAATGGCGTCGGTGCTGGCGCAAACCGAGCGGGCATTCGAGTTCATCGTGTGGGACGACGGCTCCGGCGACGAAAGCCGCGAAATTGCGGCCAGT is a genomic window of Terriglobales bacterium containing:
- a CDS encoding glycosyltransferase; its protein translation is MAVVRVYLTTYRRHQLLPRALNSLLNQTFRDWVCELHNDDPADPFPEDLVRRTGDSRVTAVTHEVNYGPTRSFNGFFKPISEPYFSVLEDDNWWEPRLLERLLAEMQRHPEVSVAWGNQRYWREQADGTWADTGRNIWETPERAEPQIFGWPQPTHLLNGLHSVGAMVARSAALQNCCVPPTTDFAATEGYRERMFPFPVMFVPERLGNFALTLGTSRTADPAIGTLSGALQAGSLLACTNPGDEALRKTWSQVSNPGRERGSSHMLFYAALFFPECRRLLRFAGFNDWLFFMAYSARHPLRAMRTIHLHREKQNEKEFLMRHTRARVEESRRRTLATGQ